The Anopheles maculipalpis chromosome 3RL, idAnoMacuDA_375_x, whole genome shotgun sequence genomic sequence AAACAACACCCCACGAGAGCATTCGCCTGTTTTTCCTACTTCATCTCAtattctccctctctctctctctcttaaaGAGATAGTGAGTGAATGCGCGAGCTAGTCGCTGTGAATGTTTGAAGAAATCCTACTTCAGATACTACGCAGAAATTGGCTCAACTACAAGTTTGTGTGTAACGTATTGTTTCCTATTTGTTATTCCGGTTCCTTTCTTTACTCTTTCACTgatggtgtgtttgtttttcctacgCTTGAAACTCTGCATGCTTCTGTGCGTAATCCGGAGGCCTCCTGTACCACGGTGGTACCACatcctgctgctgatgatgatgaggatgttgATGGATCCTGCAGATTGATCTGAGTTGATCTGATGGTAAAGTGTTGCAGAAAGAAGGGACAAGAACTGTGTGCCAaagtaggaagaaaaaaacctgccCAAGGACGATATCCACCATGCAAACGCACAGTACTGTGGCCATGAATGTTGAATACCCTTTTTGCACATGTTTTTTCTCCCATTCACTTGGTAGCTGCCCTTGGCTGTTTTGGTGGCAGCCCAGTCTGGTAGGCTCCGGTTCGCACCAGTTAGAAAGTTGTAGAAAGGAATCGTTTTGCTAGAGAAGAGTGAGAAACTTTTACATGAAACTTGAAGCTGAATCAGTAGCACCGAAGTAATCAAGCAAATATTAATCACTGGAACCACCGTTTCCCAGGCCCGGCTTTACGTCCAACGGTACctggaaggaaagaaacagaGCAAGATCAAGTGCGTGTTAGTAGTGACGAAGAAAACGATACAAACGAAGCAGCTAAACAATGGGCATTGAAGGGATAGGCCTTCCCCGGAAGAATGCGCCCAGAACATTTTCCTACGGCGGAGCAGGGTAACGGTTGTCGTTTGAAATGATGTGATGTCAGTTTATGAGAACGGGTGGGTCAGCTAAGGGCAAATGGCTTAATTTATCAGCATGTTTGCTCGATATCGATCAACCAAACTGGCTGGGCGCCTTTAGTATTGTTCGCCCTCTACGCACGACCTGCCAAAACGCTTTCTCCGCATCGCGTCGGTAAGAGTACCAGTGTGAAAAAGCATTATTATTAATGAAAGACTGGCGAGAGACTTAGCCCGTAGCCAATGGCGGGTTGTATCCCGCTCGCgaggaaaacttttcttcctCGTGTGTGGTACGTACAGCGGAGGGAGGACATAAAATAAAGCTCCATTCACTCTGACCTGTAACGTGTTTAACAACATCGCCAGCCACGGTTGGAACTTCAGAGTGTATGGAGTCGCGATTTGTGAATGTTAATTAAGTTATCAAAACTCCTTGGTACAGGGAGTCCAACGACCAACGGGTATACGTGACAaacaaggggggggggggggggtttattGGTTCGGGTTTTTTGGTAGGTTGTTGCCTGGGCACTATTGGTTTGTATCGAGatgattgaaaataatttatgcatTTGCTTATTTCATGGGAGTGTTTtacgaaattaatttctaacGCTGCTCAAAGGTAAAACTTCGTAATGACACAGTTCATTTTAAGAGCATTAAAAGTTGCGGGCAGATttgggaaaatttaaattaaactattAGGAGGGATTTGTGATTGAAGCGTGGcatgttttgatgtttaagCTGTCTTATAGTTATGATGGGATATCGTTATTGAAAATAATCCCGTAAGCGATTTAGTGGCGTCACGGGGTCATACAAATTTTTGGCCAAAACCAATCATCTGATggtttgattgaatttaactatgattttttttattgttggctTTTAAAGCCAAAGATGTAGAAAGTTTAGTTGTTATCAGATTTGCGTTTGCTGTTCTCTAAAATGAGAACATCCCATAAGATGGAGCACACTTGTGACAGTGAAGAACAGTTCTCAGTGTTTTGCTAGATTAAAGATTCGTTTTTACTACGGCACTAGCAAGAGCCGCCTTACTAAGAATACCGCAAGTCATTTGCAATTCAGATGGCGCCAAAGCCTGCCTGCCTGGTAAAGACTCGCCCTCTTAAAGTGTATTGCGTTGAGCATCAATTTACCGCTGTTAAGAATAGTAAAGCCTCGATATCTTCCTTCCCCCTCACATCCATTTTTCGCCCATTAATCGCGACCCACCAAGAACAGGACGCGGGGGGTTTTGGGTGCAGGATTTATCCGGGCACTTTCCACTCAATCTCAGCGCTCGAGCTCGACTTACCAGCTTCCGGAAACAGTCCTCAAGGAAGAGCGTCATCGAACGGTAGAGGTGCTTCTTCACCCCGGCCAGATTGTGGCCCTCGTCGGGATATATCAGCTGCTTGAACAGTGCGCCCTTGCTGGAGAGCGCCTTCGAAAAGACCATACTCTGCTGGAAGTGCACATTATCGTCCGCCGTACCGTGAACCTGTCCGCGCAGGGGGTAAGGGGTTAGGGCGAGAAAGTGAAAGGGGTTGAGTGTCAGTGGTGAAAGCGAAGAAATGGTTGATTAAATGTAATGGCAGTGGTTTGCGCTTTTGCCGAGCCGAGGGTTGGAAACATAAATTTGCCCGAGCGATGACGGGAAAATGCTCGCCGAGTCGTTTCTTTACCACCGATCGTCGCCGCCGGACACCCTCGGGGGAGGGGTGGAGAATGGTCGATGAAGGATTGCCTTGCCTCCCGGTGAGGTTGATAGCCGTAATATAGCACACTCTACGGCTGCAATCGATCCTTTTGCGTCTGTTTTTCTGCTGTAATAGCTAATGCGTAGCCTAATGGAACTCGTGCGAGTGCCGTTTGCTTACCATGAGGAACTGCTTGTCCCGCAGTTTTTCGGCGTGCTTCGACAGATCGCTGTCCTCGTAGCCCTTGTAGTTGTCTGTTACGTTGGGCATGCCCATGTACCGTTCTGTGTACGTCGAATCTGTtagaggggaaaaaacggaaagcagAAAACATCTCCGAAATGAGATGAACTACAGTTTGCAAGTTCAGGGCTAAAGCTAGCTTGAAGCACATACCGTAAAGCTTCCAGTTGGTGACGGGGGCAACGCTGATGCCACACTGAAACAGGCTGGTAGGGCTAGCCATGGCAAGGGCCGCCGTGTAACCTCCGTAACTCCAGCCCCAGATACCGACTCGTCGCTTATCGACAAAGTGCAAACTGTCTCGGAGATATTCGGCAACCTCAAGCTGATCGGACACCTCGACCGTACCGAGCCTTCGATAGACTTCGTGCAGCAGCTGATAGCCCTGACCACTCGATCCTCGGCCATCTATCTGCGTCACTATGTAGTCTTTCGTGCCAGCCAGATAGGTGTTCCAGTCGACACGCCATTTGTCCGTCACTAGTTGCGTGCCCGGCCCGGAGTATCTGTGGGTTGGGAAGGGAATTTCATGGTTGATTGGTTCTTAAGTTGAAAAGACTTGATTGGATGTGAGGATATTATGCTACTTACACATGCACAATCATGGGATAGCGCGTGATCTCATCCTCCCGCAGTCCGGGCGGCAAAAACAGCCGCACCTGTGCATGATACCCGCCTGAAATCATCACCGGGAAGGACTTAACTTGTGGCAGCGCCACCTTACTAATACGTTCcgccagtgccgtattgttttGCAAGTAGTACAGCACCTGCGTGGGACTCTTGGTGATATCGGGCACGATACGATAAATGGCGCTGAACGGCACAATCGGACCTAGACACTCGATCAGTGCGTACTCGCTATTGTTGGGCGCAAAAATGGCGGTGAAGTATTGACACGGCATTGGTGGCATCGGTGCCACTACCTCCGGTTCGGAGggttttcgctttcgcttcGAGGGTGGCGTTGTCATCGGTACCTCAACGTACTCTTCTTCCTCGTCCTCAATGTCTTCCCAATCGTCGTTCCACTGTTGCTGCACACGGTTCGACGCTTTGATCGTGACGTGCGCATGCGAACTGTGCTGATGGCTGCAGGTGAGACAGCGCGGTGGTCTAGGCGATGTGCCTTGCTTTGGTGGCAGTGAGGAGGCCCGGTACAAATGTTGCTGGGCCGGCGAATGTTCCGGGATTCCGAGGTAGTATCTGAAGTTTCGACAGTGTGAGTAAGAGAAACGTAAATAACACCGGATCATAAATTACCACCGTTCCCGAGCATCCAGCCGACAAAGAAaggcaacttttttttatcgtagTTCGGACAACTTACACGAAATTATTCGCCTGATCCCAGTGGAGAATTTTATTAACCTCGAACCGGCCATGAGTCAACGGTATGATGCGTTTTTTGCCGATATGCACGTGTACCAGGTGCCGAAAGTGTCCTGCGTCGGGATGGGAGTGGAGAGAATATCATATGAACAACGATAATGGAGTGGCTGAATAATGAGCTAAATCCTCCGAGAAACTTCCAAGAGAGAAGCAGGAAACCGAATCGGATCAAACGAAACATCCATCTTCAGTTCGTTAGTGTATGAGGAcggacagagagaaagaaagagagatagagggaatttgtgtgtttgtgtgtgtcgggGGAatcttttacttttatttgtgGTACACCAGTCGAACCAGAATGAATGATGTGCCTGTCCGTTAAGGAAAACGTATGGCTTTTTAAGGTTTTTCGGGGCTAAGTGTATGCATTTGTGATCTGCAGAGCTACAAATTGGCAAGATGACATATCTTTACCATTAGGTTGTACATTGAAGAAGCTTTTAGAGGGTAGCACCGCTGTATCGGTGATGCGGTGAATAAGAAGTGTgtttaagaaatttattttgggGCGTTATTTTTGATGAAATTTGTTGCTTAAACAGATTTGCCACGTTTCTGGAGGAAATGAATAGtcagattgttttaaaatgaaaacaaatttttgagTCGTAAAAGATTAACTAAGatttgatgatggttttttggaattttataacaaataaatgttatgcctctcgtagtgaggactgagtctagtaagccgttaGGTAGCCatcgtgacctagtaggtcttTATAGCCAGGAATGgtatgatgaagatgaagattaTTCTATTCGTTTTCTTGTTAACATATTGGACTTgacataattaattaaaaataaataacacattGCTCTTCCGGCAGCAATTGCCTTCATTACATAACAAACGCAAAACTGTAAAACTAAGAGACCTAGATACGAGGAGAAGAGACAAGGAACATGGAAGAATTGCCAAAGGAGCTGTCATAAACTATTTTGTCAGTTAATTAGTCGTCAGACGGAATTCAGCTTCGAATCTTAGAGCTTTCTATGCGTCCTGAGTTTGCATAATTGGGTCGCTAGTAGAAAATGTTCTATTTCTGAACAAGGTCTTAGTAGTTGCCTGCCTCTAAACGGTCTACTAGGAGCTAATGTGTTAGATGGTacgcaattgttttttttacattttttagtttgtttggcCGATAAAATTGAGCCACATTAGCTGAGGTAAAGTACAAATTAGTGCTGCTCGCAAAGGTAAGTAATAAATTATGCACAtgcttaaataattaatacacGTGAATACATCCGGTAACGGAAGTGTCTTAACATCCGTTAGCATCTGGTTACGAGTTAGTAaagagaccaaaaaaaaaacctcaccgaaaacacacacacataccttcTCTATGTAAAGGTTAAGTAAAAAGAGAAAGCCACAACGTGAAACCTACCTGCGGAACCATCGCGCAACGGCGAGATGGCAATGTACGAGCTGCCATTGAGACTGAAGAACGGTACAGACATCTCGTCGACCCAGCCACGTCCATCGCCACTAATCCGGTGAGTCTATAGGGAAAGTGGGGACAAGAGATGGTAGTGAGTGAGACGCACTCGAATAAATCCTGCTTAATTCACAAACATTGCAAAGTGGATGATGTCGCTTTTAGTGTACCGTGCCTCTATTCATGTGTCCTTTCGGGCTTTGATCTAGCGCTTTCGGGGTTAGTGTCGGTTATCTTGCCTCCAAGCTCTACACCTACGGCCGATGCTAATCAGTGTACGTGTACTAGAGGAAGCTTTTCGTCACCAAAGCTCCTTACTTTACAGTTTTCCACTCATGGaggaaagcaaaccaaaaagtGCTGTCATTAGGTTGTGGTCGTCGCGCCGAATGCATCGGATGACATGGTACGGTTTGATTGGCCTtccgattttccattttacacGCCGCATCGTCCTTATATCACCTTCCACCACTCATTTCACTCGCAATGGTGATGTGCAGACCAAAACGTTGGTCAGAGAtttattgtttcaatttcacaGTTGAAATACAACGGTCGCCATTAGAGATTcacgtaccaaaaaaaaagggaagaaaaaagcaatgcTCTTGCGCTCAATTGTCGAGCTTTTTCACGTCCCCACGTTCACGACTGTGCCGCAACTGTCGGTGTCTCACGTTCCAATAGTTGGGACAATGGCACAGGTCGGTTTGCAAGGAGTGCACTGGCCACTACACTGGGACGTGTAAGGGGGCGCGAGCGTTGGATGTTAAGTATCTCGGTGAGATTTGTTCGTATGCATTTGATCTGTGACGGTGCGGGTACGGTGTTGTAGCGCTGTAGCTGTTAGTTTGCTTCGTTTGCTTCGCCATTTGTGACCAGCAAACCATTGGAATAAAGCCATCGCCGGATTTTCTGACGATCGCTTTTTTGGTCTCCGAAAAACGGACACCACGCCGAAAGGGCAGATGATTGTCGGCGGTCGTTCCTTCGCCGTGGCAATGGGAAGCAAATAGACAAGGATAATGCTGTTTGGAAGACAAATTACCTCCTGACAGTACCACATCGGGCTTTTGCACAGCGTCACGACCGACAGGTTCTGGGGTCGGTTCATCCAAACCACGCTGACCTCCGACGGTGACACCCAGGACGCGCTGGTAAAGTAATGCTCTCTGTGCAGGAAGGGAAGAAATACAAGCAAACAGATGGACATACGGTTAGGTGAGTCTCGGTTATCTTGAACTGGTTCGGTTATGTGTACTAGATTAATTGAGCGGCGCAATAGAGACACTGACAGGCTGGGAAACATTGGTTTTGGAACGGtgattggaattttatttgccACTTTCAATATGGTGGTAAAGTGATGGATTTTTGTTGGGAGAACGTCAACTACGGCAATGCTGTGATATTTAACCTGTAAACAATTAAATTGTACTGTTACGGTTCAGCTATATTTTCGCGTTCCAAAAGGTAAGCAAAAGTTGTTTACACAATCTGCTCACTTTGCAGCTTCGTTTCTCTTAGCTGTCCTGGATTGGCGATGCTATGATCAATTCCCGCAGCGACAAACTAGCATCCAGTAGCTCCAGGAATTGCTGCTTCACTACAGGAAAATCATGTAAATAACCGTTCACCCCTCCGTTTTTAGCCGTCACCCCTGGGATGTTGGAAAGATCACACTGTTTCAAACATGCGGATCGATATGCAGCCTCGGCGCGAGGCATCCTTTACGCTCCGCAAGCTGCgagtaaaatatttcaattgaaCAGAAactttgtaattttgtttgagttttgtttgatattGGGCAGATTGGGCTACAGCAAGTAGAGTAGAGCAAGTTTTGTATGCACAAGTGGTTCTAATAATCAATGCAAAAGACTGTGTTTCAAGGGAGCTTGCTTTGGAGCGTTTGTAGATCGGTTTCCTGCTAGCTACGTTGCTGGGAAGGAATGAACTTGTAAGGGcttcagaaaattaaaaattaacaaaaaacctACTCAGtggaaacaaaaaccgttGTTGAATTTCATTGCTTTTGAGACAAGTTTAAGCAtcattgattttattttgcgtAAATTTTGTGAATCtagaaaatgttgcaaaatgttttcaaagtaTTTATGACCACATAATTAAAGCTCTTTTATACTAAAAGCTTCATGGCTGTCTTACTTCAAGATGTTATTTGTATGTTATCATTTTTAAGAtgttatcttgttttttttcaaaactaatttttcttcttccagcaTCTTGATGCACTGTTCACAAACTTGgtatagaaaaaaagtaaattttctATAAAAAAGACAATGCCACCGCCCGCAACGCCATATAAGTAGAGCATAAAAATGGCTTCTAGTGTGTCAGTTTTAAGTACTCCCGTATGCCGGTCAATAATATCTTCATGTTTCAGCTCTTGCACGAGCTGATTGTACCATGCGTTGTAATGATTGGAAAGTCCACCCTCTATCAGATACTGCCGATAGGTACGATACTTAAGCTCCAGTATCGTACAGGGATTGAAACTTATAAACTCCAGCAATGGAATGAACGTGTCACGCATGATGTAGTAGTGTCCACCGTTATGATTGTtttgaaagctttcgaacactcgGTTAGAGCATGGAACTAGGGCACAAACACGCTCGGAACGCACTTTAATCTGGTCGATGAAAATCGATGCTGCCGTTAATGGAATAATTCGATGCTCAACCTCAGGAAAGACGGCTATTACAAACTGTCGAACCGCCGGGAGGGCCACAAATTCATAGTCGATAGTGAGCAGTTGATTCACCGTTTCGATACGTTTCTCGAACACACGCAGTGCAATCAGTGATAATATCTGACTCTCGTAAATTGTATGACAGAAGAGGATGAGTAGGGCAAGCATTACTGCCAGCACACGATCATGTCCACCGAATCGCGCCCATTTGCCGGCTGTCTCACCAAGAAAGCAACCCACGTTGAGAGTGATCCTATCACGGCACACAGTTTTCGTTAGCAATATCATCGCGACACACGCCACTATACACACCCAGACATCGTAGTGGAACGGTTTGATGAAAAACTTGATCAAGCTGATCATGTCTCCAGTCGGTATGTGAACGCAGATACCACCGTGCATCGGGATGGCGTAATACTTTCGAACAGTCGTACCGAATAAATATGCTTTCGATAAGGAAAGATCTCCTAATCCTAGCGCGATGAAGCGGTCCGAAGCGCTCTGTTCGATCATGAGACGATAGGTAGCATTCTGATGCTGGACAATGTCACGCATTATATCGGCTTCCGTTCCATACAGTTgaccagcaaacagcaaagGATCTTTCCTGGCAGCTACGATCGAGTACTGGAAACCTTGCAGATCGATCAAATAGTCGGGAAACAAGCGGGACAgaatggtttcattttttggcAGCATTTGGGTGTGATTTGTGAACGGGTTGATTGTGAGTATGCTTAACGTTTGTGCGTGTAATTCCACCGCCAAGAACAGTATCCGGTACAGTCCAAGCAGTTTGAGCTGGTGAACGAGCGGGATGAGAAAATGTTTATTGTTCATGGGTGTAACATGTTGGTAAACTATCACTAGGTAAACGTTGTGATCCCAAAACGGTTGTTCAGTGTAGTAAAGCAGCTCGTCTGGGAGATCATCATCGGTGATACTGTTTTGCAAAACTAcacatacttttgttttgtgtataaGACTATTTTCACGTGACGCTTCATTCACTTCCCCCAGTGTTCTCTGGTAATAAATTAAAGGAATCACGCTCGGCGATCGGAGCAGTTCGTTAACAAATAGTTCGGTAAAACGCTGTCCTGAGGAatgaacgatgatgatgggttgAGGATCGTGTAATGCTTTCAGAATGATTTCTAGCAAATTCGTCACTTGTTTTACAACCAATTGTTCCTCCAAAGGTATAAGTTTTGTGTGTCCAAAACCAGATGCTAGCAGCATCGTGACAATGATGGAGATTTGCGATGTATGTTTGACCATGGTGTAAGAAATACTGACGAAGAACACGTTAGCATGAGTTTGTTTAGTAAGGATGCTTATTGTTAAAGGTATACAATTTTCCTAAATATGTTCAAACAGCTCTGTCATTATCGTTGATGTCATCCTAACTATAAACTGTGGATCATCGTAACATGTTATTTGTTATGATGGAAAGCCTAGATTTATAGTGCTGATTGTAGCATATTGTGTTATAGTCATTTAATGCACATTAAGACGTACACCGGACCGGACGAATGAGTGTTTTGTTTAGATTGGACCTAGCTTTTATTAGCGAATTAGACATTTGGAAAAGTTCAGTTTTCGAAAAATCAGCTGGGACTTGGTATAAAAATATATCGTTTTATTATATTAATACAAAATTTCCTCTAGCCTAGTTTTGTCTATTGGTTAAAGTGTTTATTTGTCTGTTTTTGGATAACGTCTGTAGTCTATTATTTAGTGCAATATAAtctggcaaaaaaaatcctagtTGATATTGGGCTTCGATATTCGGTATTGCAATTCCTTGgtttcgcggatgacatcgataTCATTAGATGGACCTCTGCGGCGGtatgcgaggcgtacacccgactgaaatgtgaggccaatagaattagATTGGACGAGGACAAAATTCCTGCTTtgcggaggctctgaccgagATAGAGCCCAATTCGGAAGcaaagtatcagttgacgccgacgatctcgaggtggtagaggagtgctgctaccttggtacgatcgtaacttcggacaacaacgtaagcagcaaaATCCGAAGGTGCATTGTTACGGACTCCAAAAATTCCtgtgatccagaagactccaacaacacgtCCGGTAGTACTCTACGTGT encodes the following:
- the LOC126564080 gene encoding venom dipeptidyl peptidase 4 isoform X1, which translates into the protein MEYFRVQYEQDMKLVSANPNQRNWRGILIALLVIIVVLALIVTSVVLLTPPDEGPRVKGQRIRLQDIIDGEYAPKKLNGSWIGPDEFLYQNHWGEISLLNMNNLSERVLMANTTLKTLAPVKFSISADRRYLLLAQNVKKLFRHSFLAQYSVYDITTSETIPLTINSQNDEWPYLLHAEFTPKGQAIVLVYEYDIYYRPSGRALQAYRLTKNAIPGIVYNGVPDWLYEEEILHTNKAIWLSTDGHLMLYTTFNDTLVQEQQFAWYGTANGDINLYPQIRSLRYPKPGTSNPTVTLNVADLTDPKSIRMNKLTPPPILLNQEHYFTSASWVSPSEVSVVWMNRPQNLSVVTLCKSPMWYCQETHRISGDGRGWVDEMSVPFFSLNGSSYIAISPLRDGSAGHFRHLVHVHIGKKRIIPLTHGRFEVNKILHWDQANNFVYYLGIPEHSPAQQHLYRASSLPPKQGTSPRPPRCLTCSHQHSSHAHVTIKASNRVQQQWNDDWEDIEDEEEEYVEVPMTTPPSKRKRKPSEPEVVAPMPPMPCQYFTAIFAPNNSEYALIECLGPIVPFSAIYRIVPDITKSPTQVLYYLQNNTALAERISKVALPQVKSFPVMISGGYHAQVRLFLPPGLREDEITRYPMIVHVYSGPGTQLVTDKWRVDWNTYLAGTKDYIVTQIDGRGSSGQGYQLLHEVYRRLGTVEVSDQLEVAEYLRDSLHFVDKRRVGIWGWSYGGYTAALAMASPTSLFQCGISVAPVTNWKLYDSTYTERYMGMPNVTDNYKGYEDSDLSKHAEKLRDKQFLMVHGTADDNVHFQQSMVFSKALSSKGALFKQLIYPDEGHNLAGVKKHLYRSMTLFLEDCFRKLVPLDVKPGLGNGGSSD
- the LOC126564080 gene encoding venom dipeptidyl peptidase 4 isoform X2 encodes the protein MTEADNYDDELVSANPNQRNWRGILIALLVIIVVLALIVTSVVLLTPPDEGPRVKGQRIRLQDIIDGEYAPKKLNGSWIGPDEFLYQNHWGEISLLNMNNLSERVLMANTTLKTLAPVKFSISADRRYLLLAQNVKKLFRHSFLAQYSVYDITTSETIPLTINSQNDEWPYLLHAEFTPKGQAIVLVYEYDIYYRPSGRALQAYRLTKNAIPGIVYNGVPDWLYEEEILHTNKAIWLSTDGHLMLYTTFNDTLVQEQQFAWYGTANGDINLYPQIRSLRYPKPGTSNPTVTLNVADLTDPKSIRMNKLTPPPILLNQEHYFTSASWVSPSEVSVVWMNRPQNLSVVTLCKSPMWYCQETHRISGDGRGWVDEMSVPFFSLNGSSYIAISPLRDGSAGHFRHLVHVHIGKKRIIPLTHGRFEVNKILHWDQANNFVYYLGIPEHSPAQQHLYRASSLPPKQGTSPRPPRCLTCSHQHSSHAHVTIKASNRVQQQWNDDWEDIEDEEEEYVEVPMTTPPSKRKRKPSEPEVVAPMPPMPCQYFTAIFAPNNSEYALIECLGPIVPFSAIYRIVPDITKSPTQVLYYLQNNTALAERISKVALPQVKSFPVMISGGYHAQVRLFLPPGLREDEITRYPMIVHVYSGPGTQLVTDKWRVDWNTYLAGTKDYIVTQIDGRGSSGQGYQLLHEVYRRLGTVEVSDQLEVAEYLRDSLHFVDKRRVGIWGWSYGGYTAALAMASPTSLFQCGISVAPVTNWKLYDSTYTERYMGMPNVTDNYKGYEDSDLSKHAEKLRDKQFLMVHGTADDNVHFQQSMVFSKALSSKGALFKQLIYPDEGHNLAGVKKHLYRSMTLFLEDCFRKLVPLDVKPGLGNGGSSD